A genomic window from Sorex araneus isolate mSorAra2 chromosome 2, mSorAra2.pri, whole genome shotgun sequence includes:
- the SPATC1L gene encoding speriolin-like protein, whose translation MAEGSELMNRLMSENADLKKQVRLLKENQMLKRLLSESCQDSCGHGNRDLLFPKGPIYPEETCSPGSGVPDFGRFSSAVDAPSQMQTASLEDLLCSHAPLSSEDDSSPGCATASPATFKSFLSSTELHTVRGTDRKLSQLLGPLQDPLVDKSLLESRPKKVCFSENSLPSGDRTRRSFYLNEIQGFSGTEKDGRIVGEIAFQLDRRILAYVFPGVTRLYGFTVSNIPEKIRQTSIKSLDGTVDEKKLRELTHRYLTLTARLEKLGYNRDVHPVFSEFLINTYGILKQRPDLRANPLHSSPAALRRLVIDVVPPKFLGDSLLLLNCLCELSKEDSKPLFAW comes from the exons ATGGCCGAGGGCAGCGAGCTGATGAACCGGCTCATGAGTGAGAACGCGGACCTCAAGAAGCAGGTGCGGCTGCTGAAGGAGAACCAGATGCTGAAGCGCCTGCTCAGTGAGAGCTGTCAGGACAGCTGTGGCCATGGTAACCGCGACCTGCTCTTCCCCAAGGGGCCCATCTACCCTGAGGAGACCTGCTCGCCTGGGAGCGGAG TTCCAGATTTCGGGAGGTTCTCCAGTGCTGTGGACGCGCCCTCTCAGATGCAGACAGCCTCCCTGGAGGACCTGCTGTGCTCCCATGCGCCCCTCTCCAGTGAGGATGACTCCTCTCCTGGCTGTGCCACTGCCTCCCCAGCCACCTTCAAGTCTTTCCTCAGCTCCACAGAGCTGCACACGGTCCGGGGCACTGACAGGAAGCTCTCTCAGCTCCTGGGCCCCCTGCAAGACCCACTGGTAGATAAGAGTCTGTTGGAGTCCCGGCCCAAGAAGGTGTGCTTCTCAGAGAACAGCCTGCCCTCAGGGGACAGGACCCGCAGGAGTTTCTACCTGAATG AGATCCAGGGCTTTTCAGGCACCGAGAAGGATGGGCGCATCGTGGGAGAGATCGCCTTCCAGCTGGACCGGCGCATCCTGGCCTACGTCTTCCCGGGGGTGACCCGGCTCTACGGCTTCACCGTGTCCAACATTCCTGAGAAGATCAGGCAG ACATCCATCAAGTCCCTGGATGGCACGGTGGATGAGAAGAAGCTGCGTGAGCTCACGCACCGCTACCTGACCCTGACGGCACGCCTGGAGAAGCTGGGCTACAACCGCGACGTGCACCCAGTGTTCAGCGAGTTCCTCATCAACACCTACGGCATCCTGAAGCAGCGCCCGGACCTGCGCGCCAACCCTCTGCATAGCAGCCCAGCGGCCCTGCGCAGGCTGGTCATCGATGTGGTGCCGCCCAAGTTCCTTGGCGACTCGCTGCTCCTGCTCAACTGCCTGTGCGAGCTCTCCAAGGAGGACAGCAAGCCGCTCTTCGCCTGGTGA